Genomic DNA from Parcubacteria group bacterium:
GTTCCTGTGACTGGTAAAAGCCCGATATTCATCCCGATGTGAATCACGAAATGTGTAGTAAAGAGTATCACAAGACCCGCCGCGTAAAGTGTCTCGAAGTTTGACGCCCCGAGGAGTGCGGCGCGAATAATCCTCCACATGACAATCCCGAACATGAGGAAGAGCAGGGCAACACCTACGAACCCCCACTCCTCGGCAAAGGCCGCAAAGATGAAGTCGGTCTCGTATTCCGGAAGAAATTCGAGGCGCGATTGGGTGCCAAACCCAACCCCTTTCCCTATAACACCCCCCGAGCCAACAGCGATGGTCGACTGGTATGCATTATACCCCGCCCCCTGCAGATCGGTCAGTGGGTTTAAAAAGGTAAGTATTCTCTCTTTCTGATAATCATGAAAGACAAACGACCAGAGAAGGAAAAAGACGGCGGCACCGATGGCAAAGACGAGAGCGAGGTGTTTTTTGGAGACTCCAGCAATGATGACCATGCCAAGCCAAATGCTGAAGATAATAATTGCTGATCCAAGGTCGGGCTGAAGGAAGACTAAGATAAACGGTACGAATGCATAAAACCCAGAGACAAGAATATGCCGAACATGCGCAATTTCAATGTGTCTGCGCGAAAAGTATTTTGCGAGAATGAGGATGATTAAGATCTTAACCGGGTCTGAAGGTTGTACGGTGAAGCCTCCAAACTGCAACCAGCTTTGCGCGCCCTTGACGGTTGTTCCGACGACAAATAAGAACGCGAGGACGGCGATAGCGGCAATAAAAAGACCAACAAGCACATCGCTCCGCTTGAGGAAACGCCAATCAAACAAACTCGCCCCGAAAAAAACGCCTATCGCCACTACTACCCATATGATCTGCCGGCTTGCAAAGTAGTTATCGCCCCCAAACGAGTACATAGCCAAAAGCCCCGCTCCAAGAATGGGGAGAAGGGCCGTAAACAATATCCAATCAATCGTGATTTTATTAAGGACGCGTTGCATCGATGCGGGGGAGGATATCTATACGAATGGGTTTCGAAGCGAACGGTTCTGACCATACAAATGTAATAGCGCGCTCACTTTCGCGCAAAAGCTCTCCGACCGCGGTCTTGCCAACACCGACGAGGTTGTCCTCTCCATCAAACAAGAGTGCGACAACAGTAATATCACGAGCGTCCATAAGCGAATCGTTTTCTAGAACCGCACGAAGTTTGGGCGAGGGCGACTCCTCCTCAAGAACCCTGTTTTTGACAATGAGTGTCGGTGCTACCTTTTCCGCACGGATCCATTCGGGAGGCCCCTCAAAAGAGAAGCGGGTTCGGACCGGAACGCGTTCCCCTGTTTGAATGCCGGATTCATAAATCGCGAAGCGCGAGTTCGGGTTAACGAACGTCCTTCCGCGACGTTCCACAACAAGAAGATTATCGGCATCAAAAAGTTCGAAAGAATAAGCAATTTGGCGTACGCCTGCCTTTGGATTTGGATTTTCGACAAGGGCGACCGCGTCATAAACCCCTTCGGTGCCCTGGAGCGCACGACTCCAAAGAACAATGAGGTCCGCCGTCTGGAGTGAGCAGACGCCTTCGCATGGCCCACCGCAGTCGACTCCTGTTTCACCTTGGTTTTGTTTTTTATCAAAACAAGATGCAGGTTCTTGCAAAGACAAGTAGAGCGGAAGGGCTAAAATGACGAGGAAGAAGCCCGCGACGATCGCGAGGTAGAAAAGACGACGTTTGGCAGCCCAACTCAACATATCGTTATACTAACATGGATTTAGTCACATAAAAAAGCCGCATAGCGGCTTTGCGTGCGTGCTTAGAACGGCAATGTCGGCCACCCAGAGAATCCTTGCTGATACGCGAGAATAAACCAGCCAACACTTACTGCGACAGAGGAAATGGTCGCGTTCTTCAACTTGAGTGTCCAAAATGTGTAGGCGAATACTCCGAGAATCGAGGCAGTCATCATGCTTGACCAAAAAGCGGGCTTATCTGGCCCCAAGACGGAGGGGAGCAGTGCTGCCAAAAAGAGCCATTGACCAATGCTGATGACTTTGTCTTGCCACAGTGATTTCTTTTGCGTCTCAGCTGCCATTGCCAACCTCAGGCAATACATCTTTGACGAGAGTAGCATGGTATGCAAAAAACGCAAAACAAAACTACCCCACTTCCGCAAGGCGGAGGGGGTGAATCGTGAGATGAGTGCTTTGTGCTGGCGCCGACCTACTCTCGCCCATTGGGCTACCATCGGCGCTGATGGGCTTAACTTCCGAGTTCGGAATGGGATCGGGTGTGACCCCATCGCCAAAGCACCAGCACAAAACACTCATCTCTTGGGTGAAACCGAAATGTGGCTTTCACATTTCCTAATAGGATGTCAGCCGTCGCACCTCACTACACTCAGCATGTATGCCGAATTGGAGTGAGGTACGACGGCAATTATGATGTATTAGTACTCCTCGGCTCAACGCATTACTGCGCTTACACCTAGAGCCTATCAACCTGATCATCTCTCAGGATTCTAAGATTCCTAATCTTGGGGTCGGCTTCCCGCTTAGATGCTTTCAGCGGTTATCCGTTCCCGACATAGCTACCCAGCGTTGCCGTTGGCACGACAGCTGGTACACCAGAGGTCAGTTCTTCGAGGTCCTCTCGTACTATCGAAGACTCCCCTCAAGAATCAACGCCCGCAGTAGATAGGAGACCAACCTGTCTCACGC
This window encodes:
- the rodA gene encoding rod shape-determining protein RodA yields the protein MQRVLNKITIDWILFTALLPILGAGLLAMYSFGGDNYFASRQIIWVVVAIGVFFGASLFDWRFLKRSDVLVGLFIAAIAVLAFLFVVGTTVKGAQSWLQFGGFTVQPSDPVKILIILILAKYFSRRHIEIAHVRHILVSGFYAFVPFILVFLQPDLGSAIIIFSIWLGMVIIAGVSKKHLALVFAIGAAVFFLLWSFVFHDYQKERILTFLNPLTDLQGAGYNAYQSTIAVGSGGVIGKGVGFGTQSRLEFLPEYETDFIFAAFAEEWGFVGVALLFLMFGIVMWRIIRAALLGASNFETLYAAGLVILFTTHFVIHIGMNIGLLPVTGTPLPFMSYGGSHLVTEFAALGILMGMRRRERPAHRDELGKEIVGGVM